The following are encoded together in the Coffea arabica cultivar ET-39 chromosome 1c, Coffea Arabica ET-39 HiFi, whole genome shotgun sequence genome:
- the LOC113713735 gene encoding 7-deoxyloganic acid hydroxylase-like yields the protein MEVMGFKLIAILGFVGYAIYWLYAMLDLYWFRPKKLEKCLREQGLKGNPYRLLRGDLYESAKLLREAHSKPIQLGDNIVKRTMPEVYNSVQSHGKNSFMWIGRFPKITVTDPALAKDALVRHATFHKSFHDLDPLIHILFGGMGAVEGEEWAKYRKITNPAFTLEKLKSMLPLFQSSCIDAVNKWTSVIPEGGAAEVDVWPGVESISATSISTSLFGIGGEEGKKIVGLLKELANHTWEKVNSVYFPGKRFLPTKSNLRMRALDRELRVKITDIINRKLKAMQAGESGGADFVGLLLESNLNEIKLQGNQKSAGLSIEDIYAVCKLFYWAGQDTSSTLVLWTLVLLSKHTEWQDRAREEVLQVFGDKMPDYDGINHLKIVSMILNEVLRLYPPLAELSKVASEDTQLGKYLIPAGVQVMMPQILLHYDPELWGDDVLEFKPERFSEGIMKATKIQGTYFPFSFGPRMCIGNNFALYSIKMAIAIILRTLSSELSPSYVHAPIRRVTVQPQYGAHLILRRLKNHN from the exons ATGGAAGTCATGGGATTCAAATTAATAGCAATCTTGGGATTCGTAGGTTATGCCATTTACTGGCTTTATGCGATGCTTGATTTGTACTGGTTCAGACCAAAGAAGCTTGAGAAATGTCTTAGGGAACAAGGTTTGAAAGGGAACCCCTACAGGCTATTACGAGGAGACCTCTATGAAAGTGCAAAATTACTCAGGGAAGCTCATTCCAAGCCTATTCAGCTTGGAGACAATATCGTAAAACGCACGATGCCCGAAGTCTACAACTCTGTCCAATCTCATG GAAAAAATTCTTTCATGTGGATTGGAAGATTCCCCAAGATAACAGTGACAGATCCAGCACTAGCCAAAGACGCCTTGGTTAGACACGCGACATTTCACAAGAGTTTTCACGATCTTGATCCACTCATCCACATCCTTTTCGGTGGAATGGGCGCTGTAGAGGGTGAAGAATGGGCCAAGTATAGAAAGATCACTAACCCTGCTTTCACTTTGGAAAAGTTAAAG AGCATGTTACCACTGTTTCAATCGAGCTGCATCGATGCGGTTAACAAATGGACTAGTGTGATTCCTGAGGGGGGTGCAGCAGAGGTGGACGTGTGGCCTGGAGTTGAATCGATTTCAGCAACTTCAATTTCAACATCACTATTTGGGATTGGCGgcgaagaaggaaaaaagattgTCGGGCTTCTGAAAGAACTTGCCAATCATACGTGGGAAAAAGTAAACTCAGTTTACTTTCCAGGAAAGAG GTTTCTGCCAACTAAGAGCAATCTCAGGATGAGAGCATTAGACAGAGAATTAAGAGTTAAGATTACAGATATCATCAATAGAAAGTTGAAGGCAATGCAGGCAGGAGAATCTGGTGGTGCTGACTTCGTGGGGCTATTGTTGGAATCCAATCTCAATGAGATCAAGCTGCAGGGCAACCAAAAAAGTGCAGGACTGAGCATTGAAGATATCTATGCTGTGTGCAAACTGTTCTATTGGGCAGGGCAGGACACCAGCTCAACTTTGGTCCTCTGGACACTCGTCCTCTTGAGTAAGCACACTGAGTGGCAGGACCGTGCAAGAGAAGAAGTTCTCCAAGTTTTTGGGGACAAAATGCCGGACTATGATGGTATAAACCACCTGAAAATT GTATCTATGATCTTGAACGAGGTTCTACGGTTATATCCGCCACTAGCTGAGCTCTCCAAAGTGGCTTCCGAAGATACACAACTTGGGAAGTATTTGATTCCAGCTGGAGTACAGGTCATGATGCCACAAATTCTGCTCCATTATGACCCTGAATTATGGGGTGATGATGTCTTGGAATTCAAACCAGAGAGATTTTCTGAAGGGATTATGAAGGCAACAAAAATCCAGGGTACTTATTTTCCCTTCAGCTTCGGACCAAGGATGTGCATTGGGAATAACTTTGCACTGTACTCGATAAAAATGGCTATCGCAATAATCCTACGTACTCTTTCCTCAGAGCTCTCTCCATCTTATGTCCATGCCCCGATTAGACGTGTCACCGTGCAGCCTCAGTATGGCGCTCATTTAATCTTGCGCAGGCTCAAGAACCATAATTAA